The following nucleotide sequence is from Dehalogenimonas formicexedens.
GCTTGATGTTCTTGCCGGCTACAAGTTCCTCGATGACATGGCCGCCGCCGTAATTGAACTCGCCGGGATGGAAGCGGTTGCGGGGATCGTCATCGGGCAGCGCGTTGGCGCCGATCATCACGTCCACCGCGGCGAATCCGGCGTAAGCCGGGACGTCGTTGAGAGAGATTTTGCCGCCGCCCAGCTTGATGCGCGGCTTTGAATGACCGATGTTGAAGTAGGCGCTAGAGGAGCACATGGGACCAAAGGTGCCTGTTGTGACCACATCGACCATGGCCGCCGCTGTCTTGAGGCCGTGTTCTTTGACAACGCCGATGATCTCTTCAGCGGTGAAAACAACTGCTTTGCCGGAGCGGATTTTGTGGTTGATCTCTTCAATGGTCTTAGCCATGAGCACCTCTGTCTGCGCGGGTAGCGGACATAAATATTAACATATGCCGTTGCGGCACGTCATATGTCGCGTAAAAACGAATGAAATGAATCCCGCCTTTCGGGAATACTACCAATGTCAAATACTATCAATAAGGCAATAGGCATGAAAAACAAAGGGAACAATCCGTTCTGATTGGCAAAGGGTGGCGCATGGTATTTGTTTTTCGGCGTTCCGCAGAACCTTTTATTGCGAAACGAATCCCTGAATTTTAGCTTTGGCGCAATCGTAGGAATTGATTTCAAAATCAAATCATTACGATTCCCGATCCGAACGCCGAGGTCCCCGCCCAGGACCCCAAATCGACCGAAGGGTGCGGCGGTGCCGTTCATGGCAAGCACCCCCGATGGTCGAGTCCCGGTCAGATGCCCTCGTCTGGAGTGCACAAGCGTGCTAATATACATACGGGGTATTATAGCACCAGTGTTCCTATGGGCTGTCAAGCCTTTCATGTCGTTTTTGCCAAAAAATTATTTTTCGGGAAAACCTCGCTTTTTGTACAGTACAAAACCCTCATTTCGCCTGATGCCATAAAGCGTGGCTGAATGTATTATGGCCAAACAAGCAGGTGAAGGAGAAATTCAATGGATACATCAGAGAATGGCGTTTTCACAAGACGAGAAAGGTTCGAAGAACGGTTCTTTAGAAGCAAGAACCCTGCTATTACCTGGGCGGCGGTATTGTTCTGGGGTGCCGTCTCTGTGCTATTAGATACGATACCTTCGGTCAACAATTCGGCTTTGGACGGAGGAGTCATTTTTAGTCTGGGGGCCGGCGCGATATTGTTGATTTCCGCATTGGCGATACTCGCGGGCCCCGGATCCCGCCGCGGAGTGATGTTTCGCTTGATCCTGGGGTTCATTTTCCTTGCCATCGGACTGGGTGAGTTCACGGAACTCAACGAAAATATCGTGGCCGCCGGGATACTGGCAGGGATTGCGACCGCGATAATGGTGAACGCCTTCAAACACCGGGCGTAGAAAAAACGCCAATCTGAATAGCTGCGTCAGTCTGAGACCATTCTCACGTCCAAAAGGATGAGGCAGGTGTGACGATTGACTCGTTACAGGATATTTTGGACTTCAGCGTCAATCTCAGTGGTAAGGTCATAGCCTCCGATGGCCTTGCCGGAGCAGTCGACGATGACGCCGTTTTTAATCGATACACGGCCGCTGCTGAAGGCTTTGACGGTATTTCCAATGAGGGGTAATTCGCGGCTGGCGCCATGACGCCGGATTTCTCTGAAAAGCGGGTTCGCCTCGCCATCTTCGGATTTGATCTCAATCGAGGTTTTCCCGTCAATTTTACCCCAAAGGGCGTCGAACGCGGGCCCACGAACAGGATATCGGCAATAACTTACGACCGGGCCTTTATCCAATTCGGGGGTCACCAGGTGCATCATGACGCCGGAAGCCTCGGCTCGTTGATCGATGAGCTTCCAAATGACTTCCTGCCAGGTGCCCGCGGGGCCGCCGGGAGCCGCCGGGTGAAGGTTGATAATGTTGTATTGACCACAGAGCTCCGGGCCGACAACCAGCATGTAACCGGCCATGACCGAAAGCTCGGGGTGTGGGAACGCGCTCAGCCGTTTGATAACCTCCCGGTCATAATCCAGGCGCCAGTCCGGCAGGTCGTCGACCTTGGTGCCCTTTTGGGCGCCCCTGAATTCCCGGTATTTCTTATACGAAAAACAGACCAGCGGGATGCCATACGAATTGGCCAGGTCGATGAATTTGTCGGTCTCGGGAGACTCACCCGGCTCACGGGAGAGGAAGACAAATTCGATTTTAGCGTCGATTTCGCCGCGGGCGATCCGGTCCTGGACGGCGCTCAACAGGTTGCGTGAGCCCTGACCCTTGGCGGTGGTGAACCAACCGATCGAGTACATCTAGGCTTTCTTCAGTTTCTTCTTCAGGCGTTGGGCGGTGGAATGAAAATGCACCAGCGGTGAATTGCGGCGGCCGCAGATCTCAGCTGTTTTCAGAGACTCCAGGAATTCATCGCGAGTTCGGAAGGGAAGCATATCCAAAAAAGCGTTGCCGAGTTCCTCGGGACCGTGGGCATCGGAACCCGCAGAGCGCAGTAAGCCGTATTTTTTAGCGAATTTATCGGCGCGACGGACCGCGGACTCTAAAAGGATTCGGGCGTTCAGCACCTCGAGAACATCGATCTGACCTTTTTCAGCCAGAGCTTCGACGACTTTGCTTTCGAGCGCCGAACTGCGCAGGGGGTCGAAAGGATGGGGGATGCAGACTAGACCTCCTTGTTCCTTGATGGCGGCGACGGTGTCTTCCACCGACGTTCCGCTGGGGATGGTTTCCTTCAGGAACATGCCCATAATCTCGCCGAAAGGAGTCAACACTTCTTCGGCGACGATGACGGGAAAAGGGGCGATCTTCTGGAACTCCAGGGCACCGTCAACCGTACCGTGGTCGGCGATGGCGATAGCACTGAGGCCAACTTCGTTGCAGCGGGCAAGAAGCTGCTCAAACGTAGTTGAGGCATCCATTGAATGGAAGGTGTGGACGTGGAGGTCGACTTTCAACGTAAAATCCTAAATCCTAAAATTCTAAATCCTAAACAAATCCAAAGCACAAAATCCAAAATTGAAAACAATGTCCCTTCTTTGGTTCCTCTCCCGCGCCGGGGAGAGGAAAATGATTTGTTTATTTTAGCGAAGAGGTCAGCAGCCTTATTTTACCATTTTCCAGTACCGCGTCGTCTTCAATGCGGATGCCGCCCCAGCCGGAGATATAGATGCCGGGTTCGATGGTGAAGACCATACCTTCCACAAGGACGTCCGAGGAATTCTGTCCGAGACGCGGGTTTTCATGGACCACCATACCCAGGCCGTGACCGAGGCTGTGGCCGAAGGCATCGGCGTAACCGGCCTCGGCGATGTAATCCCGGGCGAGTTTGTCTGCTTCGGCGCCGGTCATTCCCGGCCGGATGCCCTCTATCGCCGCTTTTTGAGCCTGAAGGACAATCCGATAAATTTCCGCGAACCTGGAGTTGACGTCGGCCAGCCAGAAGGTCCTTGTGAGGTCGGCGCAATATCCATTAAGTTTGACCCCCATATCGATTACCACCGGACCTTTCACTTCCAACAACCGGTCCGAAGGTTTGGAATGGGCCATAGCCGAGGCCGGACCGGCGGCAACGATGGTTGGGAAGGACAATTCGCCGCCCGATTCGCGGACATATTTCTCCAGCTCCCAGGCCAGCTTGATCTCGCTGACACCGGGCCGGAGGTATTTTTCGGTAATGTATACCAATGCCTCGTCAGTAATCCGGGCGGCGGTTTCCAGCGCCTTTATCTCATCGGCGTCCTTGATGACACGAAGGTTTTCGACGGCATCGGTGATGGGAACCAGCTCGGTTTTTACGCCGGCGGTTTCGAGTGCGGTCTTGAACCTGTCGAAATCGGATAGGGTTGCGTACCCGGCCTCGATACCTAATCTCTTTAAGCCCGAATCGGAAACCAGTCCGGGAAACCAATTCTTTATAGGACCTTCGATGCGCTGTACGCGGCATCCGGAGACTTCCCCCTGGGCCTGCTCGACATAACGGAAGTCGGTAGCCAGGACAGCGTCCGCAGCCGATACCAATACGTAACCGGTGCTGCCGTCAAATCCGGTAAGGTATTTCCGGTTCTCCGGCTGGTAAACGAACACCCCGTCGATAGCAAGCGATTCAAATTTGGAGCGGAGGTTATTTATTCGAGTTTCAGACATCAGGTTTCCTTTTCATCTTCATGTGCCATGGGGTGAGAGGACAAATACACTTTGCGGGCCTGGTTGCGGCTGACGTGGGTATAGATCTGTGTCGTTTGCAGCGAGGCGTGGCCGAGCAGTTCCTGTACGACCCGAAGGTCGGCTCCGCCGTCCAGGAGGTGGGTAGCAAAACTGTGCCGGAGCAGGTGCGGGTGTACCTCCTGGCGGAGGCCGGCGGCTTTGGCATAATGCAAGACCTGCTCCTGGATCCAGCGGGCGGTCAGGCGGCTACCCTGGTAGTTTAAAAACAACGCATCGCATTTTCGTTTGCCAAGAAGCTTCGGTCGTCCATGCTTGAGGTATACTTTGATCGCGGCGGCGGCGGGCTGGCCGATAAGCACCAGCCTTTCCTTCGAACCCTTGCCGATGACCCTGAGCTCGCGGCTATAAAGATCGACCTGGTTCACCTGGAGACTTACCAGTTCGGAGATCCGGAGACCGGCGGCATAAAACAGTTCCATGACCGCCCGGTCGCGAAGGCCCTGGGGTGTGGTGGGATCAGGGGCTTCAAGTAATTTCGCCATTTCATCGGTCGTCAAAAATCCGGGAAGACGCTTATCGAGTTTCAACGAAAAAGCCGATAACCGGCTGCCCCGGTGGCGGTTCAATGGCAGAGGGCTTTCGGCAATAAGTTCCTCACGCAATAAATACTTGTACATCGAGCGTACGGCCGACAATTTCCTGGCCACCGATGATTTAACGATGCCATGGTCAAGGACCCAGGCCATATAGCCGCGCACCACGTGTTTATCCACACCGTCCGGGAAGTTCAGTTTTTTCATGTCGAGGTACTGGAAAAATCCCTTGGGGTCGCCACCTACCAGGTTACCTTTGAGATCCGCGACATAATTACGCACTGTCCTGGGCGAAAGATTTTGTTCCGCCTGCAGAAAGTTCATGAAACCGTCGAACCAGCCATCCGGTAGCGTCATTTGAAGCTATTTCTCTTCAGGACGACTTTTGTTCTGGCCGGCCTTGGTCCGTTTAACCGCGGCCGCTGTCTTTGATCCGGTCGAAACTGACCTGGACCGCGGACTGGTGGAGGCAGTCTTTGATCTACGCAAAAATCTTTTACCCTTGTAGTCAGCGCACTCCGGGTTCTGGCAGCTTTTTTGACCCGGTTTCAATTCTCCCATCAAACCGCCGCATTTGGGGCAGGGTTCCGGCAGGGGGCGGGCGTTCATGGCGAAAGAATGCTTGGGGAAGGCGCTGCAGCCGTAAAACAGTTTGCCCTTCTTGGTGTAGCGGCCGATAATCTCGCCTTTTTCAGGGCAGTTCGGGCACATGACGCCTGTCCGGATACGGAAAGACTGGCGGAAACCGCAGGCAGGACATTCCATGTATTTGCCAAAGCGGCCTATCTTGATCAGCAACTTTTCTTTGGCGCACTGGGGGCAGCAATCCTCGGATACCTCGACCGGCATGGGTACCCGCTCGAGTTGTTCCTCCGCGGTGGACAGGTCCTTTTCGAATGGAACATAAAAATCGCGAACGACCTTGACCCAATCCAAGCCTTCATCGGCGACTTTATCCAGCCGATCTTCCATCTGGGCGGTGAATCCGGTGTCGATCACTTCAGGGAATTGCTGAACCAGGAGATCACTGACCGCCATGCCCAGTTCGGTCGGCTTGAAAGCGCCTTTTTCCTTGGTGACGTACTCTCTTTCCTGGACGACACCGAGAATGGGGGCATAGGTA
It contains:
- a CDS encoding PHP domain-containing protein gives rise to the protein MKVDLHVHTFHSMDASTTFEQLLARCNEVGLSAIAIADHGTVDGALEFQKIAPFPVIVAEEVLTPFGEIMGMFLKETIPSGTSVEDTVAAIKEQGGLVCIPHPFDPLRSSALESKVVEALAEKGQIDVLEVLNARILLESAVRRADKFAKKYGLLRSAGSDAHGPEELGNAFLDMLPFRTRDEFLESLKTAEICGRRNSPLVHFHSTAQRLKKKLKKA
- a CDS encoding tyrosine recombinase XerC, which produces MTLPDGWFDGFMNFLQAEQNLSPRTVRNYVADLKGNLVGGDPKGFFQYLDMKKLNFPDGVDKHVVRGYMAWVLDHGIVKSSVARKLSAVRSMYKYLLREELIAESPLPLNRHRGSRLSAFSLKLDKRLPGFLTTDEMAKLLEAPDPTTPQGLRDRAVMELFYAAGLRISELVSLQVNQVDLYSRELRVIGKGSKERLVLIGQPAAAAIKVYLKHGRPKLLGKRKCDALFLNYQGSRLTARWIQEQVLHYAKAAGLRQEVHPHLLRHSFATHLLDGGADLRVVQELLGHASLQTTQIYTHVSRNQARKVYLSSHPMAHEDEKET
- a CDS encoding M24 family metallopeptidase, with the translated sequence MSETRINNLRSKFESLAIDGVFVYQPENRKYLTGFDGSTGYVLVSAADAVLATDFRYVEQAQGEVSGCRVQRIEGPIKNWFPGLVSDSGLKRLGIEAGYATLSDFDRFKTALETAGVKTELVPITDAVENLRVIKDADEIKALETAARITDEALVYITEKYLRPGVSEIKLAWELEKYVRESGGELSFPTIVAAGPASAMAHSKPSDRLLEVKGPVVIDMGVKLNGYCADLTRTFWLADVNSRFAEIYRIVLQAQKAAIEGIRPGMTGAEADKLARDYIAEAGYADAFGHSLGHGLGMVVHENPRLGQNSSDVLVEGMVFTIEPGIYISGWGGIRIEDDAVLENGKIRLLTSSLK
- the purN gene encoding phosphoribosylglycinamide formyltransferase, with the protein product MYSIGWFTTAKGQGSRNLLSAVQDRIARGEIDAKIEFVFLSREPGESPETDKFIDLANSYGIPLVCFSYKKYREFRGAQKGTKVDDLPDWRLDYDREVIKRLSAFPHPELSVMAGYMLVVGPELCGQYNIINLHPAAPGGPAGTWQEVIWKLIDQRAEASGVMMHLVTPELDKGPVVSYCRYPVRGPAFDALWGKIDGKTSIEIKSEDGEANPLFREIRRHGASRELPLIGNTVKAFSSGRVSIKNGVIVDCSGKAIGGYDLTTEIDAEVQNIL